The Myxococcales bacterium genome includes the window GCGGCTGGAGCTCAAGCTGCTCGCCGACGTCGGCCTGCTTGGATTTCCGAACGTTGGAAAATCGACGTTTATCAGCGCGGTATCGCGCGCTAGACCTAAAATCGCGGATTACCCCTTTACCACCTTGGTGCCAAATTTGGGCGTGGTGCAGCTGTCCGATTACCGGACATTTGTTATTGCCGACATTCCCGGCCTCATCGAAGGCGCGGCGGACGGCGCCGGCCTGGGGCATCAATTCCTCCGCCACGTCGAGCGTTGCCGCGCGCTGCTGCACATCGTGGAGGACAGCGAGAGCACCGGCGAAGATCGCGATCCAATCGGCGATTATCGCGTGCTGATGAACGAGCTCACCAAGTACGCGCCCGAGCTCGCGATCAAGCCGCAGATCGTCGTGCTCAACAAAATCGATGTCAGCGGCCACCGCGGCACCCTCGAGCAGCACACGGCGGCGTTTAAAAAACTCGGCATCGAGCTGCACGTGATGTCAGCCGCCACCGGCGACGGCGTCACCGAGGTGCTTGAGGCCCTCTGGAAATTCGTCGCCAAGCCCAAGGCTCGAACAGAAACGCATTGAGTGGGTACCGGAGGCAATAGTGCCCGGTGTACGGCTTCGCGAGCCTCGTTACATCCAGACGGATGCGCCTCGGCATCGCTGCAGGCGTGCACCGCAATCTCCGCCACCCACTGCGCTCTGTTCTTCGCCTTTTTTTCGATCCTAGCGAGCTCATCTCTGGCCGCGATCACACCGCCGGCAGGCAGGCGCCAAAGGTCGGCAGGATTTCGACGCATTCGTAGCCGCCGCGGCAGGTGCTTTGCGGCGGGTTAACATCGAGCAGGCAGCGGTCGACGCAGAAGTTTTCATCGGTCGATGGCGGATTGTTTGGGTCTGGATCGTGGCAAAGCGAATGACCCAGCGAGCAGCCGGTGCCGGCGATGGCGTCGCATTGCGGCACCGTGCAATAGCCGCCAACAAAGCCGTCGGTGGGCTGCAAGCAATCAAACAGCCCCGCATCGCCGCAATCGACATCGGACGTGCACGCGTCGCCCACTTGTGGATGTCGGCAATACAGTCCAACCCCAACGCCGCCGTCAAAGCATTCGTAGCCGTCGGCTTCGCGACAATCTGCATCGCTGGCGCAGGTATCGACACAGGCGGTATCGAGCCCCGAAGGAAAGGCGAACTCGACGCAGCGGCCGCCAGCGCACGTGGTGTCGTTGCCCACCGTGCAGCCCACGCGGAAACACTGGCCATCGGGATATTCGATGCCGTCGTTGAGACAATTGGAGTCTTGCGTGCATTGTGCGATCGAGGTGCAAGCGTCGCCGTCACTAGCATCCGCCGTGCCAGGAAAGCACGCCATCACGCCAAGCGGCGAGGCATAATATGAGTCGACGCAGGCCTGGCTTGTGGGACAGGTTTCGGCCTCGCAACACGCCGGCAGGCACGTCGGCGTCGCCTCGAGCAAGGCGCAAACATCGTCGCCGCATGGCGTGCCCTCGCAGGTCGCGACAAAACGCACGCAAAAGCCCGCGGCGTCAAACGGCACCGGCCCGTTTGGATCGTCGAGACAATAACCATCGCCAGAATCGGGCGCGGAATCACAGTCGGCGTGCTGTTCGCACTGGCCGCCTAGCTGGCCAAATTCGCGAGCGGGGCACTCGGGCGGCGGGGGTGGTGGAGGCGGTTCGACGATGGGCGCCCGATTGTCGCCACAAGCAGACATTAGCGCCAGTGCGAGCCCTGGGCACGCGAGCCAACCAAAGGGCAGACAGGGGCCGCGGTTCATGCGTACGTTCATCACCACATGATAATCAGATTGCGCTGCCATATACGGGCAGATATCCGAAATAATTATCATTTATTGTGAATTAGGGCACGGTCTGCGCGGATGTC containing:
- the obgE gene encoding GTPase ObgE, which codes for MHFIDEARIYVKAGDGGNGSAAMRREDGVPHGGPSGGDGGDGGSIVFVADEQLGSLMDFNYRRHYRATPGEHGRNKDQYGAAGQDLEVRVPVGTVVYDDTTNELIADLDQQGVRVVVAQGGKGGLGNIHFKTAWNQAPRTSEPGTPGEERTLRLELKLLADVGLLGFPNVGKSTFISAVSRARPKIADYPFTTLVPNLGVVQLSDYRTFVIADIPGLIEGAADGAGLGHQFLRHVERCRALLHIVEDSESTGEDRDPIGDYRVLMNELTKYAPELAIKPQIVVLNKIDVSGHRGTLEQHTAAFKKLGIELHVMSAATGDGVTEVLEALWKFVAKPKARTETH